The following coding sequences lie in one Cupriavidus sp. WKF15 genomic window:
- a CDS encoding pyruvate, water dikinase regulatory protein — translation MSEPVAPDGAQPANAGATPQPPQAATSDRPATRTVFIVSDGTGITAETFSHSILAQFEMRFRKVRMPFVDTAEKAHIAVGKINEAFHAEGVPPIVFTTLVNQEANKALRRAKAMILDMFQTFIEPLEKELGLKSTHAIGRFHQNADTEAYKNRIEAINFSLAHDDGQSHKNLEEADVILVGVSRSGKTPTSLYLAMQYGLKAANYPLIPDDFERGKLPRALYDYKSKIFGLSIDPQRLTEIRNERRPGSKYAAIENCRYEVNEAEAMMRREGIKWLSSTHKSIEEIATTILQEIKVDRDNY, via the coding sequence ATGTCTGAGCCAGTCGCGCCGGACGGCGCCCAGCCGGCCAATGCCGGTGCAACGCCGCAGCCTCCCCAAGCCGCCACGAGCGACCGCCCCGCCACCCGCACGGTCTTTATTGTCTCGGACGGCACCGGCATTACAGCCGAAACCTTCAGCCATTCGATCCTGGCGCAATTTGAAATGCGTTTCCGCAAGGTGCGCATGCCATTTGTCGACACCGCGGAAAAGGCACATATCGCCGTTGGCAAAATCAACGAAGCGTTCCACGCGGAGGGCGTGCCGCCCATCGTCTTCACCACGCTTGTCAACCAGGAAGCGAACAAGGCACTGCGCCGCGCCAAGGCGATGATCCTGGACATGTTCCAGACCTTCATCGAGCCGCTGGAAAAGGAACTCGGGCTCAAGTCCACGCATGCGATCGGCCGCTTTCACCAGAATGCGGATACCGAGGCCTACAAGAACCGCATCGAGGCCATCAATTTCTCGCTCGCGCATGATGACGGCCAGTCACACAAGAACCTCGAAGAGGCGGATGTGATCCTGGTCGGCGTGTCACGCAGCGGCAAGACGCCAACCAGCCTCTACCTGGCCATGCAGTACGGCCTGAAAGCGGCGAACTATCCGCTCATTCCCGACGATTTCGAACGCGGCAAGCTGCCCAGGGCCCTGTACGACTACAAGAGCAAGATCTTCGGTCTTTCCATCGACCCGCAGCGCCTGACGGAAATCCGCAATGAGCGCCGCCCCGGCAGCAAGTACGCCGCGATCGAGAACTGCCGCTATGAGGTCAATGAGGCCGAAGCCATGATGCGGCGGGAAGGCATCAAGTGGCTGTCGTCGACGCACAAGTCGATCGAGGAAATTGCCACGACCATCCTGCAGGAAATCAAGGTCGACCGCGACAACTACTGA
- the ppsA gene encoding phosphoenolpyruvate synthase: protein MTNQANNGAYVQPFEQLRMSDVETVGGKNSSLGEMISQLAEAGVRVPGGFATTALAFRDFLAHNDLTARISDRLKTLNVDDVKALAEAGAEIRRWVVEAPFQPRLEQEIREFYARAAEREGAEASFAVRSSATAEDLPDASFAGQQESYLNVSGIDDVLDKIKHVFASLYNDRAISYRVHKGFAHDVVALSAGVQRMVRSDLAASGVMFTIDTESGFPDVVFITSSYGLGETVVQGAVNPDEFYVFKPTLQAGKYPIIRRSIGSKLIKMEFTKPGEAGRVKTVDVPAELRNRYSITDADVSELAKYAMIIEKHYGRPMDIEWGKDGKDGKIYILQARPETVKSQSAGKAEQRFKLKGTAPVLTSGRAIGQKIGTGPVRVINDPSEMERVQPGDVLVADMTDPNWEPVMKRASAIVTNRGGRTCHAAIIARELGVPAVVGCGDATDILKDGTLVTVSCAEGDEGRIYDGLLETEVTEVQRGEMPEIDVKLMMNVGNPQLAFDFAQIPNCGVGLARLEFIINNNIGVHPKAILDYPQVDADLKKAVESVARGHASPRAFYVDKLAEGIATIGAAFYPKPVIVRLSDFKSNEYKKLIGGSRYEPDEENPMLGFRGASRYIADDFAEAFEMECLAMKRVRDEMGLTNVEIMVPFVRTLGQAEKVIELLGKHGLKRGENGLRIIMMCEVPSNAILAEEFLQYFDGFSIGSNDLTQLTLGLDRDSGMELLAKDFDERDPAVRFMLSRAITTANRLGKYVGICGQGPSDHPDFALWLAKEGIKSISLNPDSVVETWQQLAS, encoded by the coding sequence ATGACTAACCAGGCAAATAACGGCGCCTACGTGCAGCCGTTCGAGCAGTTGCGCATGTCGGATGTGGAAACGGTTGGCGGCAAGAATTCGTCGCTGGGCGAGATGATCTCCCAGCTGGCCGAAGCCGGCGTCCGTGTCCCCGGTGGTTTTGCCACCACCGCGCTGGCATTCCGCGACTTCCTCGCCCACAACGACCTGACCGCCCGCATTTCCGACCGCCTGAAGACCCTGAACGTCGATGACGTGAAGGCCCTGGCCGAGGCTGGTGCCGAGATCCGCCGCTGGGTGGTCGAGGCGCCGTTCCAGCCGCGCCTGGAACAGGAAATCCGTGAGTTCTACGCACGCGCCGCCGAGCGCGAAGGCGCCGAGGCATCGTTCGCCGTGCGTTCGTCCGCGACCGCCGAAGATCTGCCCGACGCGTCATTCGCCGGCCAGCAGGAGTCCTACCTGAACGTCAGCGGCATCGACGACGTGCTCGACAAGATCAAGCACGTGTTCGCCTCGCTGTACAACGACCGCGCCATCTCCTACCGCGTGCACAAGGGCTTCGCCCATGACGTGGTGGCACTGTCGGCCGGCGTGCAGCGCATGGTCCGTTCGGACCTGGCGGCGTCGGGCGTGATGTTCACCATCGACACCGAATCGGGCTTCCCGGACGTGGTCTTCATCACCTCGAGCTATGGCCTGGGCGAAACGGTGGTGCAGGGCGCCGTGAACCCGGACGAGTTCTACGTCTTCAAGCCGACGCTGCAGGCCGGCAAGTACCCGATCATCCGCCGCTCGATCGGCTCCAAGCTGATCAAGATGGAATTCACCAAGCCGGGCGAAGCGGGCCGCGTGAAGACCGTGGACGTTCCCGCCGAACTGCGCAACCGCTACTCGATCACCGACGCCGACGTGTCGGAACTGGCCAAGTACGCCATGATCATCGAGAAGCACTATGGCCGCCCGATGGATATCGAGTGGGGCAAGGACGGCAAGGACGGCAAGATCTACATCCTGCAGGCCCGCCCGGAAACCGTGAAGAGCCAGTCGGCCGGCAAGGCCGAGCAGCGCTTCAAGCTCAAGGGCACCGCTCCGGTCCTGACCAGCGGCCGCGCCATTGGCCAGAAGATCGGTACCGGCCCGGTGCGCGTCATCAACGACCCGTCCGAAATGGAACGCGTGCAGCCCGGCGACGTGCTGGTGGCCGACATGACCGACCCGAACTGGGAGCCGGTGATGAAGCGCGCCTCGGCGATCGTCACGAACCGTGGCGGCCGTACCTGCCACGCGGCCATCATCGCGCGTGAACTGGGCGTGCCGGCCGTGGTCGGCTGCGGCGATGCGACCGACATCCTGAAGGATGGCACCCTGGTGACCGTGTCGTGCGCCGAGGGCGACGAGGGCCGCATCTATGACGGCCTGCTGGAAACCGAAGTGACCGAAGTCCAGCGTGGCGAAATGCCCGAGATCGACGTCAAGCTGATGATGAACGTCGGCAACCCGCAGCTGGCATTCGACTTCGCGCAGATCCCGAACTGCGGCGTGGGCCTGGCCCGCCTGGAGTTCATCATCAACAACAACATCGGCGTTCACCCGAAGGCCATCCTCGACTATCCGCAGGTCGATGCCGACCTGAAGAAGGCCGTGGAAAGCGTCGCGCGTGGCCACGCCAGCCCGCGCGCCTTCTACGTCGACAAGCTGGCCGAGGGTATCGCCACCATCGGCGCGGCCTTCTATCCGAAGCCCGTGATCGTGCGCCTGTCGGACTTCAAGTCCAACGAGTACAAGAAGCTGATCGGCGGTTCGCGCTACGAGCCGGATGAAGAAAACCCGATGCTGGGTTTCCGTGGCGCCTCGCGCTACATCGCCGACGACTTCGCCGAAGCGTTCGAGATGGAATGCCTGGCCATGAAGCGCGTGCGCGACGAGATGGGCCTGACCAACGTCGAGATCATGGTGCCGTTCGTGCGGACCCTGGGCCAGGCCGAGAAGGTCATCGAACTGCTGGGCAAGCACGGCCTGAAGCGCGGCGAGAACGGCCTGCGCATCATCATGATGTGCGAAGTCCCGTCGAACGCCATTCTGGCCGAAGAGTTCCTGCAGTACTTCGACGGCTTCTCGATCGGCTCGAACGACCTGACCCAGCTGACGCTGGGCCTGGATCGCGACTCCGGCATGGAGCTGCTGGCCAAGGACTTCGACGAGCGCGATCCGGCCGTGCGCTTCATGCT
- the fabZ gene encoding 3-hydroxyacyl-ACP dehydratase FabZ — translation MIAAEIDIRQILKLLPHRYPMLLVDRVLEFEPQKRIKTLKNVTINEPFFQGHFPEQPVMPGVMILEALAQSAGLLTFGADMERKEGALYYFVGIDGARFKQVVYPGDQLHMNVTVERYIRGIWKFKAFATVDEKVACEAELMCTVKQADA, via the coding sequence ATGATCGCCGCCGAAATCGACATCCGCCAGATCCTCAAGCTGTTGCCGCATCGCTATCCGATGCTGCTGGTGGACCGCGTGCTGGAATTCGAACCGCAGAAGCGGATCAAGACGCTGAAGAACGTCACTATCAACGAGCCGTTCTTCCAGGGGCATTTTCCCGAGCAGCCGGTGATGCCCGGCGTGATGATCCTGGAAGCGCTGGCGCAGTCGGCCGGCCTGCTGACCTTTGGCGCCGACATGGAGCGCAAGGAAGGCGCGCTGTACTACTTTGTGGGCATCGACGGCGCGCGCTTCAAGCAGGTCGTCTACCCGGGCGACCAGCTGCATATGAACGTGACCGTGGAACGCTATATCCGCGGCATCTGGAAGTTCAAGGCGTTCGCCACGGTGGACGAGAAGGTGGCATGCGAGGCGGAGCTGATGTGCACCGTCAAGCAGGCTGACGCCTGA
- the lpxA gene encoding acyl-ACP--UDP-N-acetylglucosamine O-acyltransferase yields the protein MTQIHPTALVDPKAELAADVTVGPFSIVGPNVRIGSGTKIGAHSTVEGHTTIGEGNNIGPYASVGGVPQDMKYRNEPTRLDIGDRNTIREFTTIHTGTVQDRGVTTIGSDNWIMAYVHIAHDCTVGNHTVFSSNAQIAGHVEVGDWAILGGMSGVHQFVRIGAHAMLGGASALVQDVPPFVIAASDKSGNKATPHGINVEGLRRRGFDAAQIAALRQAYKLLYKSDLSFDDARNEIGGLLAQADASAAEPLRAFLDFIAATQRGIVR from the coding sequence ATGACGCAAATCCATCCCACCGCACTGGTCGACCCGAAAGCAGAACTTGCGGCCGACGTGACCGTTGGCCCGTTTTCCATTGTCGGCCCGAATGTGCGGATCGGCAGCGGCACCAAGATTGGCGCGCACTCCACGGTGGAGGGCCATACCACGATCGGCGAGGGCAATAATATCGGACCCTACGCATCTGTCGGCGGCGTGCCGCAGGACATGAAGTACCGCAACGAGCCGACGCGGCTCGATATCGGCGATCGCAACACGATCCGCGAATTCACCACGATCCACACCGGCACGGTGCAGGATCGCGGCGTGACCACGATCGGCAGCGACAACTGGATCATGGCCTATGTGCACATCGCGCATGACTGCACGGTGGGCAACCACACGGTGTTCTCCAGCAACGCACAGATTGCCGGCCACGTGGAAGTGGGCGACTGGGCCATTCTTGGCGGCATGAGCGGCGTGCACCAGTTCGTGCGCATCGGTGCGCATGCCATGCTGGGCGGCGCGTCGGCCCTGGTGCAGGACGTGCCCCCGTTCGTGATCGCGGCCAGCGACAAGAGCGGCAACAAGGCCACGCCGCACGGCATCAACGTGGAAGGCCTGCGCCGCCGCGGCTTCGACGCCGCGCAGATTGCAGCGCTGCGCCAGGCTTACAAGCTGCTGTACAAGTCGGATCTCAGCTTCGACGACGCGCGCAATGAAATCGGCGGCCTGCTGGCCCAGGCCGACGCGAGCGCCGCCGAACCGCTGCGGGCGTTCCTCGACTTCATTGCCGCGACCCAGCGCGGCATCGTACGCTGA
- a CDS encoding RNA methyltransferase, with protein sequence MKHVTSRDNALFKHLKALATSTHQRRKAGQSLLDGVHLAQAYVAALGQPVSCVVSERHYDHAEVAPLLAGIDSQRVVVLADALFVQISGVANGIDLMLVIETPAGHLPARIDEDCIILDGLQDAGNVGSILRSAAAAGIRHAFLGTGCAFAWSIKTLRAGMGANFHLNIVEHCTIDMLAPRLAVPLLATSSHADAAVFDTDLRQPVAWIVGNEGAGVSAAWMERVERTVGIPQPGGLESLNVAAATAICLFEAVRQRRAKL encoded by the coding sequence GTGAAGCACGTCACTTCGCGCGACAACGCGCTGTTCAAACATCTCAAGGCCCTCGCCACGTCGACGCACCAGCGCCGCAAGGCAGGGCAGTCGCTGCTGGATGGCGTGCACCTCGCGCAGGCCTATGTCGCGGCGCTGGGGCAGCCGGTCAGCTGCGTGGTCTCGGAGCGCCACTACGACCATGCCGAAGTGGCGCCTTTGCTGGCCGGGATCGACAGCCAGCGGGTCGTCGTGCTGGCCGACGCGCTGTTCGTGCAGATCAGCGGCGTGGCCAACGGCATCGACCTGATGCTGGTGATCGAGACGCCGGCCGGGCATCTGCCGGCGCGTATCGACGAAGACTGCATCATCCTTGACGGCCTGCAGGATGCCGGCAATGTCGGGTCGATCCTGCGCAGCGCGGCGGCGGCGGGTATCCGTCACGCCTTCCTGGGCACCGGCTGCGCGTTCGCGTGGTCGATCAAGACGCTGCGCGCCGGCATGGGCGCCAACTTCCACCTGAATATCGTCGAGCATTGCACCATCGACATGCTGGCGCCGCGGCTGGCAGTGCCGCTGCTGGCGACATCGTCGCATGCCGATGCGGCGGTGTTCGATACCGACCTGCGCCAGCCGGTCGCATGGATCGTCGGCAACGAGGGCGCAGGCGTCAGTGCGGCATGGATGGAGCGCGTGGAACGCACCGTCGGCATTCCGCAGCCTGGCGGCCTGGAATCGCTGAACGTGGCTGCCGCCACCGCGATCTGCCTGTTCGAGGCAGTGCGGCAGCGGCGCGCGAAGCTGTAG
- the rnhB gene encoding ribonuclease HII, with product MARSKSPSPQMGLDLAPAAASVQFLCGVDEAGRGPLAGPVYAAAVVFDPGKPMIRGLADSKVLTANKREELYDKICERALGWHIAFATVEEIDTLNILHASMLAMQRAVQGLAEKGIIPDLVQVDGNRCPQVPFPVEAVVKGDALVKAISAASILAKVARDRELLVLHDAYPQYGFDAHVGYATPQHLAALAQFGATPHHRRSFAPVREALARGPVAF from the coding sequence ATGGCTCGCAGCAAATCGCCGTCGCCGCAGATGGGGCTTGACCTTGCGCCGGCCGCGGCCAGCGTTCAGTTCCTGTGCGGCGTGGATGAAGCCGGCCGGGGACCGCTGGCGGGGCCGGTGTACGCTGCGGCGGTGGTTTTCGATCCGGGCAAGCCGATGATTCGCGGGCTCGCGGATTCGAAGGTCCTTACCGCGAACAAGCGCGAAGAGCTCTACGACAAGATCTGCGAGCGTGCGCTGGGCTGGCATATCGCCTTCGCCACCGTGGAGGAAATCGATACGCTGAACATCCTGCATGCATCCATGCTGGCGATGCAGCGCGCGGTGCAGGGGCTGGCAGAGAAGGGCATTATCCCGGACCTGGTCCAGGTGGACGGCAACCGCTGCCCGCAGGTGCCGTTCCCGGTCGAGGCGGTGGTCAAGGGCGATGCGCTGGTCAAGGCGATCTCGGCGGCGTCTATCCTGGCGAAAGTCGCGCGGGACCGTGAGCTGCTGGTCCTGCATGATGCCTATCCGCAGTACGGCTTCGATGCCCACGTGGGCTACGCGACACCACAGCACCTGGCGGCGCTCGCACAATTCGGCGCCACGCCGCACCATCGTCGTTCTTTCGCACCCGTGCGCGAGGCATTGGCCCGCGGCCCGGTGGCCTTCTGA
- the lpxB gene encoding lipid-A-disaccharide synthase, which translates to MVDAAIRGSLPAGTGTNASRRGTIAMVAGEASGDLLASLMLGGLKARLGDTVSYAGIGGKRMMSEGFVSHWPMETLSVNGYVEVLGSLREILATRRAVRDSLLANPPLCFIGVDAPDFNFGLEVPLRRAGIPVVHFVSPSIWAWRGGRIRTIARAVDHILCLFPFEPEIYAKAGIPATYVGHPLADVIPMVPDIAGARAALGLPGGHRVVAVLPGSRQSEVRNLGATFFAAMARMQRMDPNLAFVLPAASAPLRAIVESLHQQYPELRLTIVDGNSHLAMEAADVVLLASGTATLEAALYKKPMVISYKVPWLTAQIMKRQGYLPYVGLPNILSGRFVVPELLQDDATPEALARETLLQLNDQGNISFLYEHFTRMHETLKCNTAQIAADVVIDLVRARGLL; encoded by the coding sequence ATGGTCGACGCCGCGATTCGGGGCTCGCTGCCCGCCGGTACCGGAACCAATGCCAGTCGGCGTGGCACCATTGCCATGGTGGCTGGCGAAGCATCGGGCGACTTGCTGGCATCGTTGATGCTGGGCGGGCTCAAGGCCCGGCTGGGCGATACGGTCAGCTATGCCGGCATTGGCGGCAAGCGCATGATGTCGGAGGGCTTTGTCTCGCACTGGCCGATGGAAACGCTGTCGGTCAATGGATACGTCGAGGTCCTGGGTTCGCTGCGCGAGATCCTGGCGACGCGACGCGCCGTCCGTGATTCGCTGCTGGCGAATCCGCCGCTGTGCTTCATCGGCGTGGATGCGCCGGACTTCAATTTCGGACTCGAGGTGCCGCTGCGCCGCGCCGGGATTCCGGTGGTCCATTTTGTCAGTCCGTCAATCTGGGCATGGCGGGGCGGGCGCATCCGTACCATCGCGCGCGCGGTCGACCATATTCTCTGCCTGTTTCCGTTCGAGCCCGAGATCTATGCCAAGGCTGGCATCCCGGCCACCTATGTCGGCCATCCGCTGGCCGACGTGATTCCGATGGTGCCCGATATCGCAGGCGCGCGCGCGGCATTGGGCCTGCCGGGCGGCCACCGTGTGGTAGCGGTGCTGCCGGGCAGCCGGCAGTCCGAGGTGCGCAATCTCGGTGCCACGTTCTTTGCCGCCATGGCACGGATGCAGCGCATGGACCCGAACCTGGCATTCGTGCTTCCGGCGGCGAGCGCCCCGTTGCGTGCCATCGTGGAGAGCCTGCACCAGCAGTACCCGGAGCTTCGGCTGACGATTGTCGACGGCAACTCGCACCTGGCCATGGAGGCGGCTGATGTGGTGCTGCTGGCCAGCGGTACCGCGACGCTGGAAGCTGCGCTCTACAAGAAACCCATGGTGATCTCGTACAAGGTGCCCTGGCTTACCGCGCAGATCATGAAGCGACAAGGCTACCTGCCTTACGTGGGCTTGCCCAATATCCTGTCCGGGCGCTTTGTCGTGCCCGAGTTGCTGCAGGACGACGCCACGCCTGAAGCGCTGGCGCGCGAGACGCTGCTGCAGCTCAATGACCAGGGCAATATCTCCTTCCTGTACGAACACTTCACGCGCATGCACGAGACGCTCAAGTGCAATACGGCGCAGATTGCCGCCGACGTGGTGATCGACCTGGTGCGCGCAAGGGGGCTGCTCTGA